A single Botrytis cinerea B05.10 chromosome 1, complete sequence DNA region contains:
- the Bcprt1 gene encoding Bcprt1 has protein sequence MAPSFDHLPDPEEDEYDEEELDISDLRERFEVQLEQGLDTFVVIDGLPEVNEDTKPKLIKFLLRKLDSVGQTKKDSIHMPIGPDGKSHKFAFVEYSSPVEAIAACKALDGVPLDKKHTLRVNKLTDIDRYGREGRIDENYTPPKIEEFTEKEHLRSWLADPAGRGRDQFVMYKDDRVQVLWNNEKDAPESIVDRQHWTESFVQWSPQGTFLTSMHQQGVQLWGGPSWTRQKRFAHPFVNLVDFSPGEKYLTTWSNRPITIGEEGHPALSIDDDGKNYVIWDIETGLPLRSFANLDLPSNSVDADGNPIKRKIQWPAFKWSSDDKYVARLTQGSSISVYELPKMNLLDKTSIKIDGVMDFDWAPATPHREGVKTYEQLFCYWTPEIGSNPAKVGLMSIPSKEVVRTLNLFSVTDAKLHWQSDASYLCVKVDRHSKSKKSLATSLEIFRVKEKGVPVEVVDSIKDTVINFAWEPKGDRFVIITTAEVVAATAVPPKTSVSFYCPEKVKGNGVGNFKHIRTYDKKNSNAIYWSPKGRFVIVATVHSQQSFDMEFYDMDFEGEKPESDKDLTANLQLMNTADHYGVTDIDWDPTGRFVATSASIWKHTMENGYHLYDFKGEQLREEPVEKFKQWLWRPRPPTLLSKEEQKQIRKNLREYSKVFDQEDADRGASADLAVVEHRRRLLDEWLAWRANMEEDVKADREDAGLPLDPLEPLKSKMASGDEGQAIEIEEIVEEIVEETEEIIS, from the exons ATGGCGCCAAGTTTCGATCATCTCCCTGATCCAGAAGAGGACGAGTACGATGAGGAAGAGCTCGACATTTCCGATCTAAGAGAACGTTTCGAAGTACAGCTCGAGCAAGGACTCGATACTTTCGTTGTTATCGATGGCCTCCCAGAGGTCAACGAAGATACTAAGCCCAAGTTGATCAAGTTCTTGTTAAGAAAATTAGACTCTGTTGGTCAAACAAAAAAGGACTCAATACACATGCCCATCGGACCAGATGGCAAGTCGCACAA ATTTGCTTTCGTCGAATACTCCTCCCCTGTTGAAGCTATTGCTGCATGCAAAGCCCTCGATGGCGTGCCCCTCGACAAGAAACACACCCTTCGAGTCAACAAATTGACGGATATTGATCGCTATGGTCGGGAAGGACGTATTGACGAGAACTACACCCCTCCAAAAATCGAAGAGTTTACCGAGAAGGAGCACTTGAGATCATGGCTTGCGGATCCAGCCGGACGTGGACGGGATCAATTTGTCATGTATAAGGATGACAGAGTACAAGTTCTCTGGAACAACGAGAAGGATGCACCAGAAAGTATCGTCGATCGCCAACACTGGACTGAATCATTTGTACAATGGTCACCCCAAGGTACTTTCTTGACCTCGATGCATCAACAAGGTGTACAACTCTGGGGTGGACCATCTTGGACTAGACAAAAGCGTTTCGCGCATCCTTTCGTCAACCTGGTCGACTTTTCGCCAGGAGAGAAATACCTCACAACATGGTCGAATAGACCAATCACCATCGGAGAGGAAGGTCACCCAGCTTTAtctattgatgatgatggaaagaacTATGTTATCTGGGATATTGAGACTGGCTTGCCATTACGTTCTTTCGCCAACCTCGATTTACCAAGCAACAGCGTTGATGCAGACGGTAACCctatcaagagaaagatacAATGGCCAGCGTTCAAGTGGTCATCAGATGACAAATACGTTGCGCGTTTGACTCAAGGCTCATCGATTTCTGTTTATGAGTTACCTAAAATGAACCTTCTAGACAAAACCTCGATAAAAATTGACGGTGTAATGGACTTCGACTGGGCACCAGCAACCCCACACCGTGAGGGTGTCAAGACCTACGAGCAATTGTTCTGCTACTGGACTCCAGAAATTGGTAGCAACCCAGCTAAGGTTGGATTGATGAGCATTCCATCTAAAGAAGTTGTCCGAACATTGAACCTCTTCAGTGTGACCGATGCAAAGCTCCACTGGCAATCAGACGCATCATATTTGTGTGTCAAGGTTGATAGACATTCAAAGTCTAAGAAATCTCTCGCAACCAGTTTGGAAATCTTCCGCGTTAAAGAAAAGGGAGTCCCCgttgaggttgttgattCGATCAAAGACACCGTTATTAATTTTGCTTGGGAGCCCAAGGGTGACCGCTTTGTTATCATCACAACCGCAGAAGTCGTTGCAGCCACAGCCGTCCCACCTAAGACATCCGTATCCTTCTACTGCCCAGAGAAGGTCAAGGGCAATGGTGTTGGTAACTTCAAGCACATCCGCACATATGACAAAAAGAACAGCAACGCTATTTACTGGTCTCCAAAGGGTAGATTCGTTATTGTAGCCACAGTCCACTCGCAACAAAGTTTCGATATGGAATTCTATGACATGGACTTTGAGGGCGAGAAACCCGAAAGTGACAAGGACTTGACAGCTAATCTACAGCTTATGAATACCGCAGATCATTATGGTGTAACAGACATCGACTGGGATCCCACAGGACGTTTCGTTGCTACCAGTGCCAGTATTTGGAAGCACACC ATGGAGAACGGCTACCATTTGTACGACTTCAAGGGTGAGCAACTTCGTGAAGAGCCAGTCGAGAAGTTCAAGCAATGGTTGTGGCGTCCTCGACCACCCACTCTACTTTCTAAGGAGGAACAAAAGCAAATCCGCAAAAATCTCCGTGAATACAGCAAAGTATTCGATCAAGAAGATGCCGACCGTGGTGCATCCGCCGATCTTGCTGTTGTTGAGCATAGACGTAGACTCTTGGACGAATGGCTTGCATGGAGAGCAAATATGGAGGAGGATGTCAAGGCTGACAGAGAAGACGCAGGTCTTCCTCTTGACCCTCTGGAGCCTCTCAAATCTAAGATGGCAAGCGGTGATGAAGGACAAGctattgagattgaagaaattgttgaGGAGATTGTTGAAGAGACTGAAGAGATTATATCATGA
- the Bccct2 gene encoding Bccct2: MASFNPTQIFEDGTTEEKGENARLSAFVGAIAVGDLVKSTLGPKGMDKILQSASTGEILVTNDGATILKAIALDNAAAKVLVNISKVQDDEVGDGTTSVTVLAAELLREAEKLVDRKIHPQTIIEGYRIASQAALSALEKSAVDHSSNAEAFRKDLLAIARTTLSSKVLSQDRIQFAELAVDAVLRMKGSSDLSHIQIIKKAGGKLSDSYLDEGFILDKKIGVNQPKRLEKAKILVANTAMDTDKIKIFGARVKVGSTGKLAELEKAEKDKMKAKVEKIKAHGINCFINRQLIYNWPEQLFSDAGIMSIEHADFDGIERLALVTGGEITSTFDHPDQVKLGHCDLIEEVIIGEDTLIKFSGVAAGQACTIVLRGATEQLLDEAERSLHDALAVLSQTVKEPRTTLGGGCAEMLMAKAVEGAAVKVDGKKQIAVGSFAVALRQLPTILADNAGYDSSDLVARLRTAIYDGMSTYGLDLLTPGGGIADMRELGVIESYKLKKAVVSSASEAAELLLRVDNIIRSAPRRRER, encoded by the exons ATGGCTTCCttcaacccaacccaaatctttgaagatggtacaactgaggagaagggagagaacGCTCGTCTCTCTGCTTTTGTTGGTGCTATCGCAGTTGGAGACTTAG TTAAATCAACTCTCGGACCAAAGGGTATGGACAAGATCCTTCAGAGCGCAAGTACAGGTGAAATTCTGGTTACAAATGATGGTGCTACCATTCTCAAAGCTATTGCCTTGGACAACGCAGCTGCCAAAGTTCTTGTCAACATTTCAAAAGTGCAAGATGACGAGGTTGGAGACGGAACTACATCCGTTACTGTGTTGGCTGCAGAGCTTCTGCGAGAAGCCGAGAAGTTGGTTGATAGAAAGATACATCCGCAGACCATTATCGAAGGTTATAGAATAGCAAGCCAGGCGGCCCTTTCAGCATTGGAGAAGTCGGCGGTGGACCACAGCAGCAATGCCGAAGCTTTCAGAAAAGATTTGTTAGCCATCGCACGCACAACTTTAAGCTCCAAGGTCCTCTCGCAAGATCGAATTCAATTTGCAGAGTTAGCAGTTGATGCTGTTTTACGTATGAAGGGTTCATCAGACTTAAGTCACAtccaaattatcaaaaaggCTGGTGGAAAGTTGAGCGATTCATATCTCGATGAAGGTTTCATTTTGGACAAGAAAATCGGAGTCAACCAACCTAAACGATTAGAAAAGGCTAAGATCCTTGTTGCGAACACCGCCATGGACACGGATAAGATCAAGATTTTTGGTGCCCGAGTAAAGGTTGGCTCCACTGGAAAGTTAGCTGAATTGGAGAAGGCCGAGAAAGATAAGATGAAGGCAAAGGTTGAAAAGATCAAGGCACATGGCATCAACTGCTTCATCAACAGACAACTTATCTACAATTGGCCTGAACAACTCTTCTCGGATGCAGGTATCATGTCCATTGAGCATGCCGATTTTGATGGTATCGAGAGATTGGCCTTGGTCACTGGTGGTGAGATTACATCGACGTTTGATCACCCAGATCAAGTCAAGCTTGGTCATTGTGACCTGATTGAAGAAGTGATCATTGGTGAAGATACTCTCATTAAATTCTCTGGTGTTGCTGCCGGTCAAGCTTGCACTATCGTGCTAAGAGGAGCTACTGAGCAATTACTTGATGAAGCAGAGAGATCTCTTCATGATGCTCTTGCAGTCCTTTCACAAACTGTCAAGGAGCCAAGAACCACCCTTGGTGGAGGCTGTGCTGAGATGTTGATGGCCAAAGCTGTTGAAGGCGCCGCAGTCAAAGTAGACGGCAAAAAGCAAATTGCTGTTGGTTCTTTCGCTGTGGCACTCCGTCAATTACCCACCATCTTGGCTGACAATGCCGGTTATGATTCAAGTGATTTGGTCGCCAGACTCCGAACAGCCATTTACGATGGCATGTCCACATACGGACTGGATCTTTTGACCCCAGGAGGTGGAATCGCTGATATGCGAGAACTGGGAGTTATTGAAAGTTACAAATTAAAGAAGGCAGTAGTCTCATCTGCTTCTGAAGCAGCAGAG CTCCTCCTCAGAGTGGACAATATCATTCGCAGTGCTCCacggagaagagagagatga